TGCGCTGCGGCGTGCAAAACGCAATTTCACGATATGGAATCTTTCATTCCGTGAAAACAAATTGCAAACCATTGTTTTTGAACGTTTTTTTGTAATTTATTGATGCGCTGTGCGATCGATTCGGATATGCTGCGAAGCAATAACAAGATATTCGTTGGCTTTCCGCTGAGTGGAAACAGGCGGAGCCAGATAAAGAGGATCGAGTTTTAGTCTGAAAGGCAACCCACCATGAGTCAATCCGCATCCGTTCAAGCCAAGATGGCCGAAGCCGTCGCCGCCCTCGAAAAAGACTGGGCAACCAATCCGCGCTGGAAAGGCATCAAGCGCAACTACAGCGCGGCTGACGTCGTTCGCCTGCGTGGTACCGCTGCCGTTGAGCACACGCTCGCGAAGAAGGGTTCGGAAAAACTCTGGAACCTGATCAACACCGAGCCGTTCATCAACTCGCTCGGCGCGCTGACTGGCAATCAGGCCATGCAGCAAGTGAAGGCAGGCCTCAAGGCGATCTACCTCTCTGGCTGGCAAGTCGCGGGCGACGCCAACCTCGCTGGCGAGATGTATCCGGACCAATCGCTGTATCCGGCCAACTCGGTGCCGTCAGTCGTCCGCCGCATCAACAACACGCTGATGCGTGCCGACCAGATCCAGTGGATGGAAGGCAAGGACGACGTCGACTACATGGCGCCAATCGTGGCCGATGCCGAAGCCGGTTTTGGCGGCGTGTTGAACGCCTATGAACTGATGAAGGCGATGATCGATGCCGGCGCGTCGGGCGTGCACTTCGAAGATCAGCTCGCCAGCGTTAAGAAATGCGGCCACATGGGCGGCAAAGTGCTGGTGCCGACGCGTGAAGCGGTTGAAAAGCTCACCGCCGCCCGCTTTGCGGCGGACGTGATGGGCGTGCCGACTGTGCTGCTGGCGCGCACCGATGCCGAAGCCGCTGACCTGCTGACCAGCGATGTCGATGAAAATGATCGCCCGCACTGCACCGGCGAGCGCACCATGGAAGGCTTCTACAAGACGAAGCCGGGCTTCGAGCAGGCGCTGTCGCGCGGCCTCGCTTATGCACCGTACGCTGACCTGATCTGGTGCGAAACCGGCAAACCGGATCTCGAGTTTGCCCGCAAGTTCGCCGAAGGCATTCACAAGAAGTTCCCGGGCAAGATGCTGTCGTACAACTGCTCGCCGAGCTTCAACTGGAAGAAGAACCTCGACGAATCGACGATTGCCAAGTTCCAGCGCGAACTCGGTGCGATGGGCTACAAGTACCAGTTCATCACGCTCGCCGGCTTCCACAGCCTGAACTACTCGATGTTCAACCTGGCCCACGGCTACGCGCGCAACAACATGAGTGCGTTCGTCGAGCTGCAGGAGGCTGAGTTCGCCGCGGCTGAAAAGGGCTTCACCGCCGTCAAGCATCAGCGCGAAGTGGGCACCGGTTACTTCGATGCTGTGACACAAGTGATCCAGGGCGGCCAAAGCTCGACCACGGCGCTGCATGGTTCGACGGAAGACGAACAGTTCTTCGACGACAAGAAGCCGGCCCTCAAGCTGGCGGTGGGACAAAACGACTAGCGAGTCGTTGGGTCAGAACGACTAAACAGTCGATTAGACAAAACGGCCAAAGCGGGACGACTGGCATCTTCGGCGCAGCAGCTTCGGGTTTCGCAGACCTGAAGCGCGTCGTAGTCATCTGCGTGTCCGCTTGCGTTTTATCGCATGGCTATCGGCTGATACGGGTTATGGCACCAAAAAAGTGACAAAAGCACCAGAAAGGGCTTGTAACTCTTATAAATGACCCTATAATCGCCCCTGATTTCCTCGAGGAGGAGGGAACCCTTCAGCCCGCGCCGCGTTCACACGCCCGCGGGCTTTTTTCTGCCTGTCGTGCCGGCCTGTCGCGGCGCAATTTGCGGAGACAAGACCGAGCCATTGCTGCGTGCAAGGGCGCGGAGTTACAGCGCCGTCGCGACCGGTGCCAGCGCCTTCAGCCAGCGTTCAAAGGGTAATTTGTAGTCGGCCCGAAGCGCGCGCGCACGAGCCTGTAAGGCACGCGCATCCAGCGCCGGTAGTGGCGATTTGCTGGCGATGACGGTGACGTTTTCGGTGGCGATAGCTGGCAACAGAACAATGTTGTCCACGCCAAATACCGCTCGTAGCCGACGCAGTCCGCCACGGTAGCGTGACACGCTGCTCCACATGTTGGCCACGAATACGCCGTTCTTGCGCAACACACGATGTGCCTCGGCGTAGAACTCCGCCGATTCGAGTGCGCCCACGCGCCCGCGACCGTCGTAGCAATCAACCCAGATCCAGTCGAAGCTTGATGCTGGCCGCTCGGTGATGACTTTGGCTGCATCTCCCTGCGTGATACGCACACGGCTATCGTCCTGCGGCAGCGGAAAGGCAGAGTGCGTCAGCGAAATCACGTCGTCACGCAACTCCACGATGTCGAGTCGCTTCAGGCTGTCGCTCCAGTTGGCAAGCGCCCAGCGCGGCAAGGAACCTACGCCGAGACCGGCCACATAAACCTGCTTCGGCGGCGGCACAAACAGCAGTGCAGCACACATGTCCTGCGCGTAACCCAGCGCCAGTTCGTCCGGGCGGGAGATGCGCATCCTGCCCTGTACCCACTCGGAGCCAAAGTGCAGGGTGCGAAAGCCCAGGTGTTCCGAGATGAGGAGGTCAGACATGAGTGGCGCGCGAGCCTGCGACGTGCAAGGATTGGTGAAAAGAGGAT
This is a stretch of genomic DNA from Casimicrobium huifangae. It encodes these proteins:
- the aceA gene encoding isocitrate lyase, producing MAEAVAALEKDWATNPRWKGIKRNYSAADVVRLRGTAAVEHTLAKKGSEKLWNLINTEPFINSLGALTGNQAMQQVKAGLKAIYLSGWQVAGDANLAGEMYPDQSLYPANSVPSVVRRINNTLMRADQIQWMEGKDDVDYMAPIVADAEAGFGGVLNAYELMKAMIDAGASGVHFEDQLASVKKCGHMGGKVLVPTREAVEKLTAARFAADVMGVPTVLLARTDAEAADLLTSDVDENDRPHCTGERTMEGFYKTKPGFEQALSRGLAYAPYADLIWCETGKPDLEFARKFAEGIHKKFPGKMLSYNCSPSFNWKKNLDESTIAKFQRELGAMGYKYQFITLAGFHSLNYSMFNLAHGYARNNMSAFVELQEAEFAAAEKGFTAVKHQREVGTGYFDAVTQVIQGGQSSTTALHGSTEDEQFFDDKKPALKLAVGQND